The Commensalibacter nepenthis genome has a window encoding:
- a CDS encoding cysteine desulfurase family protein, which translates to MNKPVYLDANASEPVRDSVISEMVKALQVTGNPSSVHAMGRRCYHMIEDAREVIADHFGGDVQNCIFTSGGTEADILAIYGQKQDRPLWVGATEHPAISQIDCPKTILPVTQQGIVDLGFLEQSLQQVDTPPLVCLMLANSETGVLHPIKAASELCHQYGALLHVDAVQAAGRIKIDLLELGADSLAVSAHKMGGPKGVGALLLAPGNIRGAKRLEPLFVGGGQEQGRRGGTQALPIIVGMAEAVRASYIQDRTAIIHMRDAIEMAAKKQGAIVCGEGAERLDNTSCIAFEGKSAQQQLMALDMAGFCVSTGSACSSGKVAKSPVLIAMGLEHLAGYSIRVSLPWNITEQETEQFIEAYCRMIAA; encoded by the coding sequence ATGAATAAGCCTGTTTATTTAGACGCCAATGCTAGCGAGCCCGTTCGAGATTCTGTGATATCAGAAATGGTCAAAGCATTGCAGGTCACGGGTAATCCTTCGTCGGTGCATGCAATGGGACGGCGGTGTTATCATATGATCGAGGATGCACGTGAAGTGATTGCAGATCATTTTGGAGGGGATGTTCAAAACTGTATTTTTACGTCTGGTGGCACAGAAGCAGACATTTTGGCGATCTATGGACAAAAGCAAGATCGCCCTTTGTGGGTTGGGGCAACGGAACATCCCGCGATCAGTCAAATTGATTGTCCTAAAACCATTTTACCTGTGACGCAACAAGGAATTGTTGATCTTGGTTTCTTAGAACAATCATTGCAACAGGTCGATACCCCACCGTTGGTCTGTTTAATGCTTGCTAATAGTGAAACAGGTGTTTTACACCCCATCAAAGCAGCATCAGAATTATGTCACCAATACGGGGCTTTGCTGCATGTTGATGCGGTTCAGGCAGCGGGGCGCATTAAAATTGATTTATTAGAACTGGGCGCAGATAGTTTGGCGGTTTCCGCCCATAAAATGGGTGGTCCCAAAGGGGTTGGTGCTTTGTTACTAGCCCCGGGCAATATCAGAGGTGCAAAACGATTAGAGCCTTTGTTTGTTGGCGGTGGTCAAGAACAAGGGCGCAGAGGCGGAACGCAAGCCTTGCCTATCATTGTTGGAATGGCAGAAGCAGTGAGGGCTTCTTATATTCAAGACCGAACTGCTATTATACATATGCGTGATGCGATTGAAATGGCGGCGAAAAAGCAAGGTGCCATAGTTTGCGGTGAGGGTGCAGAGCGGTTGGATAATACGTCTTGTATAGCATTCGAAGGTAAATCAGCTCAACAACAGCTGATGGCATTGGATATGGCTGGTTTCTGTGTTTCAACGGGATCAGCTTGCTCTTCGGGTAAAGTGGCAAAATCCCCCGTGTTAATTGCAATGGGATTAGAACATTTGGCAGGGTATAGTATTCGTGTTTCTTTGCCGTGGAATATTACCGAACAAGAAACAGAACAATTTATAGAGGCTTATTGCCGAATGATTGCTGCATAG
- a CDS encoding glycosyltransferase family protein, producing MQNLYPRVAAFTLCYKEDILLPIWVNSYSNLVGRENLFILDHSNESPIVIEGIKSAIVKRPYYDEVERLNAVKMWQQQLLETYNWVIFSDTDEFIVFRPPSPNITIQTYLGQQTDKILRCIGVKVVDPENAPPMDWTKPILPQRPKGMISSWSCKALISSIPNDWNPGFHTTNSSSTWNKHFWLFHLKYADETRLMHRLSMTRQFEWSAQSIKAGFGGLHRVSDSTMRKYLNKLRTNQQDGTLDDMLNTTTDPNIISSPLMDIPQDLMSSL from the coding sequence ATGCAAAATCTATATCCACGCGTCGCTGCTTTTACGCTATGCTACAAAGAAGATATTTTATTACCTATTTGGGTAAATTCCTATAGCAACCTTGTTGGTCGTGAAAACCTATTTATCTTAGATCACAGCAATGAATCTCCTATTGTCATTGAGGGTATCAAAAGTGCAATTGTTAAACGCCCTTATTATGATGAAGTTGAACGACTGAACGCAGTCAAAATGTGGCAACAACAATTACTTGAAACTTATAATTGGGTCATTTTCTCTGATACGGATGAATTTATTGTATTTCGTCCGCCCTCACCTAATATAACCATACAAACCTATCTTGGACAACAAACCGATAAAATTTTACGTTGCATTGGTGTAAAAGTCGTTGATCCAGAAAACGCGCCACCAATGGATTGGACCAAACCTATTCTGCCGCAACGTCCCAAAGGGATGATTTCGAGCTGGTCTTGCAAAGCGCTAATCAGCTCTATTCCCAATGATTGGAACCCAGGTTTCCATACAACAAATTCTAGTTCTACATGGAATAAACATTTTTGGTTATTTCATCTTAAATATGCTGATGAAACCCGTTTAATGCACAGACTTTCTATGACGCGTCAATTCGAATGGAGCGCACAAAGTATAAAAGCAGGATTTGGCGGATTGCATCGTGTATCTGATAGTACAATGCGAAAATATTTGAATAAATTACGCACAAATCAACAAGACGGCACTTTGGATGATATGTTAAACACAACAACTGATCCCAATATAATTTCCTCACCTTTGATGGATATCCCTCAGGATTTAATGTCCTCGCTTTAA
- a CDS encoding ferredoxin family 2Fe-2S iron-sulfur cluster binding protein encodes MPRMTFIERDGTEREVDAPVGLSVLEIAHKNDIDLEGACEGSLACATCHVVVDEAWWDKLKSAAEEEEDMLDMAFGLEKTSRLGCQIIMTEELDGLVVRLPRLS; translated from the coding sequence ATGCCTCGTATGACATTTATTGAACGTGATGGCACGGAACGTGAAGTTGATGCGCCTGTTGGGTTATCTGTTTTGGAAATTGCTCATAAAAATGATATTGATCTAGAAGGCGCTTGCGAAGGCTCATTGGCTTGTGCAACCTGTCATGTTGTGGTTGATGAAGCATGGTGGGATAAATTAAAATCTGCTGCTGAAGAAGAAGAAGATATGTTGGATATGGCGTTTGGTCTTGAAAAAACCTCTCGCCTTGGATGTCAAATTATTATGACCGAAGAATTAGACGGTCTTGTTGTTCGTTTACCAAGATTGTCATAG
- a CDS encoding cysteine desulfurase family protein: MDSFIYLDYQATTPCDQRVLEAMLPYFTQSFGNPHSDHELGQQAHHAVEQARAQVAELLGVMVSEIIFTSGATEANNVAIQGAVKYLLKQGNTARRVITVCTEHKTVLEIVHSLAEWGIEIVVLPVNHEGLIDLERFKEALKTPTLLVSIMAANNETGVLHPVEKLAQIAHEYGALFHCDMVQAVGKISSPSFQHIDLASLSGHKIYAPKGVGALYISRKPRVRLSPLFYGGYQERGIRSGTLAVPLIVGLGAACQILQQERHTENLRLGYYKRQLLEGLRKAIPMIKVNGSLVHSLPQCINLCFPGVQALDLFKKTPHLYLSTGSACTVSSFVPSYVLIAMGKSTEEAFQSFRLSFGRMTMQTEIQQVIDALSCAYEDIMAGR; this comes from the coding sequence TTGGATTCATTTATCTATTTAGATTATCAAGCCACAACCCCTTGTGACCAACGAGTCTTAGAGGCGATGTTGCCTTATTTTACCCAGTCTTTTGGTAACCCCCATTCGGATCATGAACTAGGACAACAAGCCCATCATGCCGTTGAACAAGCAAGAGCGCAGGTTGCTGAACTATTAGGGGTGATGGTTTCAGAAATTATTTTTACTTCTGGAGCCACAGAAGCCAATAATGTTGCCATTCAAGGAGCAGTTAAATATTTACTTAAACAAGGCAATACGGCACGCAGAGTCATTACTGTTTGCACGGAACATAAAACAGTTTTGGAAATAGTTCATTCCTTGGCTGAATGGGGAATTGAAATTGTTGTTTTGCCAGTAAATCATGAGGGTCTGATTGATTTAGAACGGTTCAAAGAAGCTCTTAAAACTCCAACATTATTAGTCAGTATCATGGCAGCAAATAATGAGACTGGTGTATTGCATCCTGTTGAAAAATTGGCACAAATAGCGCATGAATATGGGGCATTATTTCATTGTGATATGGTGCAGGCGGTTGGTAAAATAAGCTCTCCGTCATTCCAACATATTGATTTGGCATCATTATCAGGACATAAAATCTATGCCCCCAAGGGGGTGGGTGCTTTATATATCAGTCGTAAACCACGCGTAAGATTATCCCCTTTATTTTATGGGGGATATCAAGAAAGAGGGATTCGTTCTGGAACGTTGGCGGTACCGTTAATTGTTGGGTTGGGTGCTGCGTGTCAGATTTTGCAACAAGAAAGGCACACAGAAAATTTAAGATTAGGATACTATAAACGTCAATTGTTGGAAGGGTTACGCAAAGCAATTCCAATGATAAAGGTCAATGGTTCTTTGGTACATTCTTTGCCACAATGTATAAATTTGTGCTTTCCTGGGGTGCAGGCTCTTGATCTTTTCAAGAAAACGCCTCATTTATATCTATCAACAGGGTCTGCTTGTACTGTATCTTCTTTCGTTCCCTCTTATGTTTTAATTGCGATGGGAAAGTCTACGGAAGAAGCATTTCAAAGTTTTCGGTTATCGTTTGGTCGGATGACAATGCAAACTGAAATACAGCAAGTGATTGATGCTTTATCTTGTGCTTATGAAGATATTATGGCAGGAAGATAA
- a CDS encoding DUF4186 domain-containing protein has translation MTFPKPHLILQRLSYSAFRARFTLKEKELAYLHQQGMDKIMSHAQDFIMQRLAPAEPKNDGKQTPWKGHPVFITQHATATCCRRCLQKWYNIAQKQPLTLEEQTYILSVIHLWLIQDLQKHS, from the coding sequence ATGACCTTCCCCAAGCCTCATCTTATTCTGCAACGCCTTAGCTATTCAGCTTTTCGCGCTCGTTTTACTCTAAAAGAAAAAGAGCTTGCTTATTTACATCAGCAAGGGATGGATAAAATCATGTCCCATGCGCAAGATTTTATCATGCAACGGCTTGCGCCAGCCGAGCCTAAGAATGATGGGAAACAAACCCCTTGGAAAGGACATCCTGTCTTTATTACCCAACATGCCACGGCGACTTGTTGTCGGAGATGCCTACAAAAATGGTATAACATTGCTCAAAAACAACCATTAACCTTAGAAGAGCAAACTTATATTTTATCTGTCATTCACTTATGGCTGATACAAGATTTACAAAAGCACTCATAA
- a CDS encoding alpha/beta hydrolase, with the protein MPEVMFAGPAGRLEGRYHHSHEPNAPLALILHPHPLQGGTMNNRITYTMYQTFQSLGFSVLRYNSRGVGRSQGEYDGGIGEISDAAAALDWLQMANTNSNELWISGYSFGAFVGMQLLMRRPEIQGWISVAPLANHYDFNFLAPCPCGGLMIAGEADTIVPVGEIDKLVEKLNTQKGIDVDYRVLPKANHIFANEADKIGQAIEEHVQDIITRRKESPLD; encoded by the coding sequence ATGCCAGAGGTAATGTTTGCAGGTCCTGCAGGTCGTCTTGAAGGGCGGTATCATCATTCTCATGAACCCAACGCCCCTCTTGCGTTAATTCTTCATCCCCATCCCTTGCAAGGGGGAACCATGAATAATCGTATTACCTATACGATGTATCAAACGTTCCAGAGTTTGGGTTTTTCCGTATTACGTTATAATTCTCGAGGCGTTGGACGCTCTCAGGGCGAGTATGATGGTGGCATTGGTGAAATCTCTGACGCAGCAGCAGCACTCGATTGGTTGCAAATGGCAAATACAAATTCCAACGAACTCTGGATCAGTGGCTATTCCTTTGGTGCGTTTGTTGGGATGCAATTATTAATGCGCCGTCCCGAGATTCAAGGCTGGATCAGCGTTGCCCCTCTTGCCAATCATTATGATTTTAACTTCCTAGCCCCTTGCCCTTGTGGTGGGCTAATGATTGCAGGTGAAGCCGATACCATTGTCCCAGTTGGGGAAATTGATAAACTTGTTGAAAAGCTGAACACCCAAAAAGGCATTGATGTCGATTATCGTGTTTTACCAAAAGCCAATCATATTTTTGCCAACGAAGCCGATAAAATTGGTCAAGCGATCGAAGAGCATGTCCAAGACATCATTACACGTCGTAAAGAATCACCATTAGATTAA
- a CDS encoding taurine ABC transporter substrate-binding protein codes for MKSLHIGMLQLFLKSSLSQIKFYILCVVALLMVFICCLVDQTAHAAIRIGWTDQVDLAKIAQVNGAYRKALGERIDWKQYNDDFQMLHDLAIEKIDFAPVGLIALTSAVTAGVQVRIIAISSQYGTGSGLVLRNQSHIDKPKSLVGKKIAVPFLTSAHYSLLKALEHWKIDFHKVQLINMPADKIEDAWKKGDIDGAYVEGITLLHFQKDGHVLVNSQQLADWGYPTYVFWVTMDNMIAAKPYYVEPFVNTTLSIIKGFNQRKDQLTPQSKDIVDVANLLKLSPEDTLTLLKGNLYIGQREQSLIFERRLPSYLGNIALFLRGLNVMNNVLSDYLIYIYPSFVGDAKIK; via the coding sequence ATGAAATCGTTACATATTGGGATGCTGCAGTTGTTTTTAAAATCATCTTTGAGTCAGATAAAATTCTATATTTTATGTGTTGTTGCGTTATTGATGGTCTTTATTTGTTGTCTTGTCGATCAAACGGCCCATGCTGCGATCCGTATTGGGTGGACAGATCAGGTTGATTTGGCAAAAATTGCACAAGTCAATGGAGCTTATCGAAAAGCGCTTGGGGAACGGATTGATTGGAAACAATATAATGATGATTTCCAAATGCTTCATGATCTTGCTATTGAAAAAATTGATTTCGCACCAGTTGGATTGATTGCGCTGACCTCTGCGGTGACAGCGGGTGTTCAGGTGCGCATTATTGCTATCAGTTCGCAATATGGCACAGGCAGTGGGCTGGTTTTACGTAATCAAAGCCATATTGATAAGCCAAAATCTTTGGTCGGTAAAAAAATTGCTGTGCCTTTTTTAACATCTGCTCATTATAGTTTGTTAAAAGCATTAGAACATTGGAAAATTGATTTTCACAAAGTGCAATTAATCAATATGCCTGCGGATAAAATAGAGGATGCTTGGAAAAAGGGAGATATCGATGGGGCTTATGTTGAAGGGATTACGTTGCTTCATTTTCAAAAAGATGGGCATGTATTGGTAAATTCTCAACAACTTGCGGATTGGGGATATCCTACGTATGTTTTTTGGGTAACAATGGATAACATGATTGCAGCAAAACCTTATTATGTTGAACCTTTTGTGAATACAACATTGAGTATTATCAAAGGCTTTAATCAACGAAAAGATCAATTAACACCACAATCCAAAGATATTGTGGATGTTGCAAACTTATTAAAACTTTCTCCAGAAGATACGCTAACTTTGTTAAAAGGCAATCTTTATATAGGACAAAGAGAGCAATCTTTGATTTTTGAACGTCGTTTGCCATCATATTTGGGAAATATTGCATTATTTTTACGGGGTCTAAATGTAATGAATAATGTATTATCTGATTATTTAATTTATATTTATCCCAGCTTTGTTGGCGACGCAAAGATCAAATAG
- a CDS encoding APC family permease, which translates to MALISKRKSLEQITKEADSHNLHRCLGPWRLTTIGVGATVGAGIFVMTGTAAANFAGPAVVLSFIIAAIACLFTALSYGELSSTIPVAGSAYSYAYTSLGEKFAWAVGWLLLLEYGISAVSVASGFSSYSVSLLQDLHINLPSFIHHPMFQPSPEGYNKGIIIVKSMDLVGAMCVMMASIALLFGVSESTTINGIIVTIKVGILILFIAIGFFYINPMNLTPFIPESTGAMNFGTTGIFRAASTTFFAYIGFEVVSTAASEAKNPQKDVPFGIVASLGISTLIYIGVAIVLVGVVPYKQLNVSDPLAIATNYINIPFLTWTLKISAVIGLCSVMLALLYGQTRIFFIMAKDGLLPPAFCGLHPRYKTPWRGTLILGVCVSIATAFLPIDIISDLVSLGTASAFIIVCFTVIWQRNAHPDLPRPFEVPLGGFYLREIWIGYIPMLGIISCIAMIIPLLIDMVSSIFHHNPIPMILLISYAVVGFFGYYGYGRKHSVIGKQHQSPNQS; encoded by the coding sequence ATGGCCCTTATTTCAAAGCGTAAATCCCTTGAACAAATTACAAAAGAAGCAGATTCCCATAATCTGCATCGTTGTTTAGGACCTTGGCGACTGACCACGATTGGGGTGGGTGCCACGGTGGGTGCGGGTATTTTCGTCATGACAGGCACGGCAGCGGCTAATTTTGCAGGACCGGCGGTCGTTTTATCATTTATCATTGCCGCTATTGCATGTCTTTTTACTGCCCTCTCTTACGGAGAGCTCTCTTCAACTATCCCTGTTGCTGGATCTGCTTACAGCTATGCCTATACGTCATTGGGGGAGAAATTTGCATGGGCAGTTGGGTGGCTATTATTACTGGAATATGGAATTTCTGCGGTTTCCGTTGCGTCTGGATTTTCCAGTTACAGTGTGTCTTTGTTACAAGATCTTCATATTAACCTGCCTTCCTTTATCCATCATCCGATGTTTCAACCCTCACCCGAAGGTTATAATAAAGGCATTATCATTGTAAAATCGATGGATCTGGTCGGGGCGATGTGCGTTATGATGGCTTCTATCGCCTTATTATTTGGTGTTTCAGAATCTACTACAATCAACGGAATTATTGTTACAATCAAAGTCGGTATTTTAATTTTATTCATTGCCATTGGATTTTTCTATATTAACCCCATGAATTTAACCCCTTTTATCCCTGAATCAACGGGGGCTATGAATTTTGGAACCACAGGAATATTCAGGGCTGCATCAACCACTTTCTTTGCATATATTGGTTTTGAAGTCGTTTCCACCGCTGCATCCGAAGCAAAGAACCCTCAAAAAGATGTTCCTTTTGGGATTGTTGCTTCTTTGGGGATTTCAACATTAATCTATATCGGGGTGGCTATTGTGTTGGTCGGTGTGGTTCCGTATAAACAATTAAATGTTTCCGATCCTTTGGCAATTGCAACCAACTATATTAATATCCCGTTTTTAACATGGACACTAAAAATCAGTGCCGTCATTGGGCTATGTTCTGTCATGTTGGCGTTATTATATGGCCAGACACGTATTTTTTTTATTATGGCAAAAGATGGGTTATTGCCCCCCGCATTTTGCGGATTGCACCCACGATATAAAACCCCTTGGCGTGGCACCTTGATTCTGGGTGTATGCGTTTCCATTGCCACTGCCTTTTTACCCATCGACATTATCAGTGATCTGGTCAGCCTTGGGACAGCATCAGCATTTATTATCGTTTGCTTTACTGTTATTTGGCAACGTAATGCACATCCTGATTTACCCCGACCTTTTGAAGTGCCTTTGGGTGGGTTCTATTTAAGGGAAATATGGATTGGATATATCCCCATGTTAGGCATCATTAGTTGTATAGCAATGATTATTCCGCTATTAATTGATATGGTTTCGTCTATTTTTCATCATAACCCTATTCCAATGATTTTATTAATTTCCTATGCAGTGGTTGGTTTTTTTGGATATTATGGGTATGGTCGTAAACATTCCGTAATTGGAAAACAACACCAATCGCCTAACCAGTCCTAG
- the mnmA gene encoding tRNA 2-thiouridine(34) synthase MnmA, with product MRIMVAMSGGVDSSVTAALLKEQGHDVFGATLQLYDARGVVKKGSCCAGQDIRDARRVSDQLGIPHYVIDAEDRFHQTVIDRFAQSYTRGETPVPCIECNQGVKFTDLLNMARELGADAMATGHYVRRIEGINGAELHRPVDMSRDQSWFLFATTSEQLEFLRFPLGEMPNKDVVRQEAERFGLTVAQKSDSQDICFVTDKSYVQIVEKLSPEGLEQGDIVDETGAVLGQHEGIAHYTVGQTKRLGNLAMRQGDKQMVLRIDSQTRRIVIGPKQDAGRKLFYLRDLNWLIPIPEQDMRCNVQIRAREQERSATIRILPDQRVQVELEETGNPAPGQACVFYQGSRVLGGGFITLS from the coding sequence ATGCGTATTATGGTTGCCATGTCTGGTGGTGTTGACAGTTCTGTGACTGCGGCTTTGTTAAAAGAGCAAGGACATGATGTTTTTGGGGCTACATTACAGTTGTATGATGCGCGTGGTGTGGTGAAAAAAGGATCATGTTGTGCAGGACAAGATATTCGTGACGCCCGCAGAGTTTCCGATCAATTAGGAATTCCTCATTACGTAATTGATGCCGAAGATCGCTTTCACCAAACGGTGATTGATCGCTTTGCACAATCTTATACACGAGGGGAAACGCCAGTTCCTTGTATCGAGTGTAATCAAGGGGTCAAATTTACTGATCTGTTGAATATGGCGCGGGAATTAGGCGCGGACGCAATGGCAACCGGGCATTATGTCCGTAGGATAGAGGGTATTAACGGGGCAGAACTTCATCGCCCTGTGGATATGAGCCGCGATCAATCTTGGTTTTTATTTGCAACGACCTCTGAACAATTAGAGTTTTTACGCTTTCCTTTGGGTGAAATGCCTAATAAAGATGTTGTTCGTCAAGAGGCAGAACGTTTTGGCTTAACGGTTGCGCAAAAATCAGATAGCCAAGATATTTGTTTTGTTACCGATAAATCCTATGTTCAAATTGTTGAAAAACTGTCCCCCGAAGGGTTAGAACAAGGCGATATTGTTGATGAAACGGGCGCAGTTCTAGGACAGCATGAAGGGATCGCTCATTACACTGTAGGGCAAACCAAACGTTTGGGTAATTTGGCAATGCGTCAAGGCGACAAGCAAATGGTGTTGCGTATTGATTCCCAAACCCGACGCATTGTTATTGGTCCAAAACAGGATGCGGGGCGCAAGTTATTTTATTTGCGTGATTTAAATTGGTTGATACCTATTCCTGAGCAAGATATGCGTTGTAATGTTCAAATCCGTGCGCGAGAACAAGAACGCTCTGCAACCATTAGAATATTACCAGATCAGCGTGTGCAAGTGGAATTAGAAGAAACGGGCAATCCTGCGCCTGGGCAAGCCTGTGTATTTTATCAAGGATCACGGGTATTGGGGGGTGGTTTTATTACATTATCATAA
- a CDS encoding glycosyltransferase family 4 protein, whose translation MTVLPPKEGFSPDCVGAVGLLVRRLAQPNDLIVGRALTNLPFSGLRYLEISKNWFSIFMKNKAYRHGVAGFVKKYRPCLIEIHNRPEIALFIAQRFPRIPVTLTLHNDPLLMRGLKTSIERKKMLRKVHVVAVSQWVKDRFLSHHVTGNVTILPNMIDFQEIPAYVPITERQRTILFVGRVVADKGADLFVQICEQFLQIDPTWTVEMIGADRFDVNSPQTPFIQQLKQQIKSKQIYMTGYLPYDQVLQKMAHASAVIMPSRWSEPFGMTALEAMACGTPLLVSSVGALPQIVGQGGVFIDPKKTEQAAIMLSKLLNDIQLQQELSTKARQQAFLYNKPDALQRLVAFRKRICPALAVEYH comes from the coding sequence ATGACAGTGCTTCCTCCAAAAGAAGGCTTTTCGCCCGATTGTGTTGGTGCGGTTGGGTTGCTTGTGCGTCGTTTGGCGCAACCCAATGATCTGATCGTGGGGAGAGCTTTGACCAATTTGCCCTTTTCAGGATTGCGCTATTTAGAAATATCCAAAAATTGGTTCTCAATTTTCATGAAAAACAAAGCATATCGTCATGGTGTTGCTGGTTTTGTAAAAAAATATCGTCCTTGTTTGATTGAAATCCATAACCGCCCCGAGATTGCTTTATTTATTGCACAACGATTTCCTCGTATACCTGTGACGTTAACGTTGCATAATGACCCCTTATTGATGAGAGGGTTAAAAACCAGTATAGAGCGAAAAAAAATGTTGCGCAAAGTGCATGTGGTTGCGGTATCTCAATGGGTAAAGGATCGTTTTTTATCCCATCATGTGACAGGTAACGTTACAATATTGCCCAATATGATTGATTTTCAAGAAATTCCTGCATATGTTCCTATTACTGAACGTCAAAGAACAATTTTATTTGTTGGTCGCGTTGTTGCTGATAAAGGAGCAGATTTATTTGTCCAAATTTGTGAGCAATTTCTGCAAATAGACCCAACATGGACGGTCGAAATGATCGGTGCAGATCGTTTTGATGTAAACAGTCCCCAAACGCCTTTTATTCAGCAATTAAAACAGCAAATTAAATCAAAACAAATTTATATGACAGGCTATTTGCCTTACGATCAAGTATTGCAAAAGATGGCACATGCCTCGGCTGTGATTATGCCCAGCCGATGGTCGGAACCTTTTGGAATGACAGCTTTAGAGGCAATGGCATGTGGTACTCCTTTGTTGGTTTCCTCTGTGGGGGCATTGCCTCAAATCGTTGGTCAAGGTGGGGTGTTTATTGATCCTAAAAAAACCGAGCAAGCGGCGATCATGTTATCTAAATTGTTAAATGATATCCAGTTACAACAAGAATTATCGACAAAAGCGAGGCAACAAGCTTTTTTGTATAATAAACCAGATGCACTTCAAAGATTGGTCGCATTTAGAAAAAGAATATGCCCTGCTCTGGCTGTTGAATATCATTAA